The proteins below are encoded in one region of Sedimentibacter sp. zth1:
- a CDS encoding GlmL-related ornithine degradation protein gives MHINVLVAEIGSTTTVVNAFDGIGTPCPKFIGQGQAPTSVVEGDVTVGLNGAIQDLTRNLDIKELTWDDMLATSSAAGGLKMTVHGLVYDMTVRAAKEAALGAGGIIKMVTSGRLRKLDLKKIQEINPNIILVAGGVDYGERETAINNIEMILSMGLKTPIIYAGNIENQEEIKLMCEEADVKLYIVENVYPKIDTLVVEPTRKVIQEAFEEHIIHAPGMTKVRDLVKGPIIPTPGAVMESAKLLKEDLGDLVIFDVGGATTDVHSVTIGSDEINRILISPEPVAKRTVEGDLGVYVNANHVIDKIGINNLKIDFPDIDKIIENYKPIPDSDREREFVERLTEEAVLTSLDRHAGKLRNLYSTSGKKTVAEGKDLTSIKYIIGTGGALTRLPHREQILKKITEVSNKLSLSPTNNAKILIDNDYIFASLGVLSKKYPIDALNLMKQSLQI, from the coding sequence ATGCATATTAACGTATTGGTAGCTGAAATTGGAAGTACCACTACAGTAGTAAATGCATTTGATGGTATAGGTACACCTTGTCCAAAATTTATTGGGCAAGGTCAAGCACCTACTTCAGTTGTTGAAGGTGATGTAACTGTTGGTTTAAATGGTGCTATACAAGATTTAACAAGAAATCTCGACATCAAAGAATTAACATGGGATGACATGTTAGCTACGAGTAGTGCTGCTGGTGGATTGAAAATGACTGTACATGGTTTAGTTTACGATATGACGGTTAGAGCTGCAAAAGAAGCTGCTTTAGGTGCTGGAGGTATAATCAAAATGGTTACATCAGGTAGACTAAGGAAATTGGATTTAAAAAAGATACAAGAGATAAATCCTAACATAATTTTAGTTGCTGGTGGAGTTGATTATGGTGAAAGGGAAACTGCGATCAATAATATAGAAATGATTTTATCTATGGGTTTAAAAACACCAATTATTTATGCTGGAAATATTGAAAATCAAGAAGAAATAAAACTCATGTGTGAAGAAGCAGATGTGAAACTATATATAGTAGAAAATGTTTATCCGAAAATTGATACACTTGTTGTAGAGCCTACAAGAAAGGTAATCCAAGAAGCATTTGAGGAACATATTATACATGCACCAGGGATGACAAAAGTTAGAGACTTAGTAAAAGGACCTATTATTCCAACACCTGGAGCGGTAATGGAATCTGCAAAACTTTTAAAAGAAGATTTAGGAGACTTGGTTATATTTGATGTTGGCGGAGCTACTACAGATGTTCACTCAGTAACAATTGGTTCTGATGAGATAAACAGAATACTTATAAGTCCTGAACCTGTTGCTAAAAGAACTGTTGAAGGTGATTTAGGCGTTTATGTAAATGCAAACCATGTTATAGATAAAATAGGAATTAACAATTTAAAAATTGATTTTCCAGATATTGATAAAATAATAGAAAACTATAAGCCTATTCCAGATAGTGATAGAGAAAGAGAATTTGTTGAAAGACTTACAGAAGAAGCAGTTTTAACTTCTTTAGACAGACATGCTGGGAAATTAAGAAATTTGTATAGTACTTCAGGTAAAAAAACTGTTGCTGAAGGAAAGGATTTAACTAGTATAAAATATATTATTGGTACTGGTGGAGCATTGACTAGACTGCCACATAGAGAACAAATTTTAAAAAAAATTACTGAAGTCAGCAATAAGCTATCACTTAGTCCTACAAACAATGCCAAAATTTTGATAGACAACGATTATATATTTGCATCACTTGGTGTATTATCAAAAAAATATCCAATAGATGCTTTGAATTTAATGAAGCAAAGCTTACAAATTTAA
- the orr gene encoding ornithine racemase Orr has protein sequence MYPRLLIDLNKIEHNLEIITDKVTNAGCSIMIVTKVVCADEKIARIVDKNEKVEFFADSRIENLESYQYSNKQKVLLRLPMISDVERVVKYSDISLNSELEIIKCLNIEAKKQNKTHKIILMIDLGDLREGLYYTDKKEIFRTVEEIIKLESIELYGLGVNLSCYGAVIPQVDNLNVLVGIAQEIEDKFNMKFKMISGGNSSSLYLIDKKLLPRGISNLRIGEAFFLANETAYSNKIENMHDDTLILQAEIIELKEKPSIPVGEIGVDAFGKKPHYEDRGIIKRAILAIGKQDIDIESIVPLDCDIDVLGASSDHMILDVSKSKTQYKLGDIISFKLGYMGTLRAFTSKYIDKQYID, from the coding sequence ATGTATCCAAGATTATTGATTGACTTAAATAAAATCGAGCATAATCTTGAAATTATAACAGATAAGGTCACAAATGCCGGTTGTTCAATTATGATAGTTACAAAGGTTGTATGTGCAGATGAAAAGATAGCAAGAATTGTAGATAAAAACGAAAAGGTAGAATTTTTTGCTGATTCAAGAATAGAAAATTTAGAGAGCTATCAATATAGCAATAAGCAAAAAGTTTTGCTTAGGCTTCCAATGATAAGTGATGTTGAAAGAGTTGTAAAATATTCTGATATCAGTTTAAATTCAGAGCTTGAGATAATAAAATGTTTGAATATCGAAGCTAAAAAACAAAACAAAACTCACAAGATTATCTTGATGATAGATTTAGGAGATTTGAGAGAAGGCTTATATTATACAGATAAAAAAGAAATATTTAGAACTGTAGAAGAAATAATAAAACTTGAAAGCATTGAATTATATGGCTTAGGGGTAAACCTTTCTTGTTATGGTGCGGTAATTCCACAAGTTGATAATTTAAATGTTTTAGTTGGTATTGCTCAAGAAATCGAAGATAAATTCAATATGAAATTTAAAATGATTTCAGGTGGAAATTCAAGTTCCTTGTATTTAATTGACAAGAAATTATTGCCTAGAGGTATAAGTAATTTAAGAATTGGAGAGGCTTTCTTTTTAGCAAACGAAACAGCTTATTCAAATAAAATTGAAAATATGCATGATGATACGTTAATTCTTCAAGCGGAAATTATTGAGCTAAAAGAAAAACCTTCTATTCCAGTTGGTGAAATAGGTGTTGACGCATTTGGTAAAAAGCCACATTATGAAGATAGAGGAATAATTAAAAGAGCGATACTTGCAATTGGAAAGCAAGACATAGATATAGAAAGTATTGTTCCACTTGATTGTGATATAGACGTTTTAGGTGCAAGCTCAGACCATATGATATTGGATGTATCCAAGTCTAAAACTCAATATAAGCTTGGTGATATTATTAGCTTTAAATTAGGTTATATGGGTACACTAAGAGCTTTCACGAGTAAGTACATTGATAAACAATATATAGATTAA
- a CDS encoding HAD family hydrolase, whose translation MIKVQIFGRETLTIENIVFDFNGTIAVDGQIPKKIREKLIELSQMVNIYVATADTYGNAKKQCDMFGLDVMLLTKGETRIAKREFVKKLGYEHTVSLGNGYNDEEMLENTKLSIGILSEEGIYAPLLAKCDVVVNSIENAIDLFLKPNRLVAILRD comes from the coding sequence ATGATTAAAGTTCAAATATTTGGTCGAGAAACATTAACTATTGAGAATATAGTATTTGATTTTAACGGTACAATAGCAGTAGATGGACAAATTCCTAAAAAAATTAGAGAGAAACTTATTGAATTATCTCAAATGGTCAATATTTATGTTGCTACAGCAGATACCTATGGTAATGCGAAAAAACAATGTGATATGTTTGGATTAGACGTAATGCTTTTAACAAAGGGTGAAACAAGAATTGCTAAAAGAGAATTTGTTAAAAAATTAGGTTACGAACATACTGTTTCTTTGGGCAATGGATATAATGATGAAGAAATGCTTGAAAATACTAAGTTATCAATAGGTATTTTATCAGAAGAGGGTATTTATGCGCCATTATTAGCCAAATGTGATGTAGTGGTTAACAGTATAGAAAATGCCATAGATTTATTTTTAAAACCAAATAGATTAGTGGCAATATTAAGAGATTAG
- a CDS encoding peptidylprolyl isomerase, with amino-acid sequence MENKVLAVVNGREIKQSDVALLYQNLGPNAAQYQGEKGYKQLVDQLVLEEMLYSDAKESNLDQEEGYQVALEQLKKSLLAQYLVGKIMSDIKITEDEAKEYYEKNKSTFVNGEMVKASHILVKTVEEANDILKEINEGLTFADAAKKYSSCPSKEAGGSLGQFGKGQMVPEFESAVFAMKVGEVSEPVKTQFGFHIIKLDEKEEQKELSFDEAKTEIENKLKYEKQNKVYTEKQNALKEKYTVEYKL; translated from the coding sequence ATGGAAAATAAAGTATTAGCAGTAGTTAATGGTAGAGAGATTAAGCAGTCAGATGTAGCTTTATTATATCAAAATCTTGGACCAAATGCAGCACAATATCAAGGGGAAAAAGGATATAAGCAATTAGTTGATCAATTAGTATTAGAAGAAATGTTATATTCTGATGCTAAAGAAAGCAACTTAGATCAAGAAGAAGGTTATCAAGTAGCTCTTGAACAATTGAAAAAATCATTATTAGCACAATATCTAGTTGGTAAAATAATGTCAGATATTAAAATTACTGAAGATGAAGCAAAAGAATATTATGAAAAAAATAAATCTACATTTGTAAATGGAGAAATGGTTAAAGCAAGTCATATATTAGTTAAAACAGTTGAAGAGGCTAATGATATATTAAAAGAAATAAATGAAGGTTTAACATTTGCAGATGCAGCTAAAAAATATTCAAGCTGTCCTTCTAAAGAAGCTGGTGGTAGTTTAGGTCAATTTGGAAAAGGTCAAATGGTTCCTGAATTTGAAAGTGCAGTATTTGCTATGAAAGTTGGAGAAGTAAGTGAACCTGTAAAAACTCAATTTGGCTTCCATATTATTAAATTAGATGAAAAAGAAGAACAAAAAGAACTATCATTTGACGAAGCTAAAACAGAAATTGAAAATAAATTAAAATATGAAAAACAAAACAAAGTATATACAGAAAAACAAAATGCTTTAAAAGAAAAATATACAGTAGAATATAAATTATAA
- a CDS encoding LysR family transcriptional regulator produces the protein MNYRKAAEFLHMTQPAVTQHIHFLENEYKCKLFNYNGKKLQKTKAAYKLESYARSAKYSENILKKEIISKPLTELRVGATKTIGEYVITEQVKRFFQNDSYTLSLIVDNTENLLYLLEHNKLDFALIEGFFDKQKYNYILYRNEPFVGICSKTHPFAHKNIPFEELFKETIIVREEGSGTRAIFEQILFEHNFTLDCFKKQICISNFQLIKELVLSEKSISFVYEAVANSDNELSFFTIGDNNITREFNYVYLKNTNAEKYITLF, from the coding sequence ATGAATTACCGTAAAGCAGCAGAATTTCTGCATATGACACAACCAGCAGTAACACAACACATTCATTTTTTAGAGAATGAATATAAATGTAAGTTGTTTAATTATAACGGCAAAAAGCTACAAAAAACAAAAGCAGCATATAAACTTGAATCTTATGCACGTTCTGCTAAATATAGCGAAAATATATTAAAAAAAGAGATTATTAGCAAACCACTAACTGAATTGCGTGTAGGTGCAACAAAAACCATTGGTGAATATGTAATCACTGAACAAGTTAAACGTTTCTTTCAAAATGATAGCTATACATTGTCTTTAATTGTAGATAATACCGAGAATTTATTATATTTACTTGAACATAACAAACTTGATTTTGCACTTATAGAGGGGTTCTTTGATAAACAGAAATATAATTATATTTTATATCGCAATGAACCTTTTGTTGGTATTTGCAGTAAAACGCATCCTTTCGCACATAAAAACATCCCCTTTGAAGAATTGTTTAAAGAAACAATAATTGTCCGAGAGGAGGGTTCAGGAACAAGAGCAATTTTTGAGCAAATTCTTTTTGAGCACAATTTTACTTTAGATTGTTTCAAAAAGCAAATCTGCATCAGCAATTTTCAATTAATTAAAGAACTTGTGCTTAGTGAAAAAAGTATTTCGTTTGTGTATGAAGCTGTCGCAAACAGTGACAATGAGCTGTCATTTTTTACAATTGGTGATAACAACATTACTCGTGAATTTAACTATGTATATCTTAAAAATACAAATGCAGAAAAATACATCACATTATTTTGA
- a CDS encoding YeiH family protein has translation MIKESMFSKIVKLIPGIIISLLIALIAKYIEDLLPIHLIGASVIALFIGMIINSFRQPNQVIKPGLKFTSKKILKFAIVLLGASLSIGTVLTIGKMSMMVMCFTLLTCFGGGYVIGRLFGLNWKLSNLISAGTGICGGSAIAAIAPVIEAEDKDIAYAMSATFLFDMVMIVLFPIMGKWLGLSDMAYGLWAGTAVNDTSSVVAAGYAFSEAAGDFATMVKLTRTLAIIPVVLIFSIINARLKKKEALASGSNKNTDVKVNFVSVFPWFILGFIVLAIVNSFGVIPTVISSTAKELSKFLMIAALAAIGLNTSFKEMRKSGVAPMFHGFIISALVVIVAITVEYFMGIV, from the coding sequence ATGATTAAAGAAAGCATGTTCAGTAAAATTGTAAAATTAATACCAGGAATTATTATTTCGTTGTTAATAGCACTAATAGCAAAGTACATAGAGGACTTATTGCCAATTCATCTTATTGGTGCATCTGTAATTGCACTTTTCATTGGTATGATTATCAATAGTTTTAGACAACCAAATCAAGTTATTAAACCGGGTTTGAAATTCACATCGAAAAAAATATTAAAATTTGCCATTGTTTTGCTTGGTGCATCATTAAGCATTGGCACAGTTTTAACGATAGGAAAAATGTCTATGATGGTTATGTGTTTCACTCTTTTAACTTGTTTTGGTGGTGGGTATGTGATTGGTCGTTTATTTGGGCTAAACTGGAAATTATCAAATTTGATTTCTGCGGGCACAGGTATTTGTGGTGGTTCTGCAATTGCTGCTATTGCACCTGTTATTGAAGCAGAGGATAAGGATATAGCTTATGCCATGTCAGCCACTTTTTTGTTTGATATGGTAATGATAGTTCTATTTCCTATTATGGGTAAATGGTTAGGACTTTCTGATATGGCCTATGGTCTTTGGGCTGGAACAGCCGTTAACGATACATCTAGTGTTGTAGCTGCTGGTTATGCGTTTAGCGAAGCGGCAGGAGATTTTGCAACTATGGTAAAGTTAACTCGTACACTAGCAATTATTCCTGTAGTTTTAATTTTTTCAATTATCAATGCTCGATTGAAGAAAAAAGAAGCACTTGCTTCAGGTAGTAATAAAAATACTGATGTAAAAGTAAATTTTGTATCTGTGTTTCCATGGTTTATTTTAGGATTTATAGTATTGGCAATTGTCAATAGTTTTGGGGTTATTCCTACTGTGATTTCAAGTACGGCAAAAGAACTTAGTAAGTTTCTAATGATTGCAGCGCTTGCAGCTATTGGTTTAAATACAAGTTTTAAAGAAATGCGAAAATCAGGAGTAGCACCAATGTTTCATGGATTTATTATATCCGCTTTAGTTGTAATTGTTGCGATTACTGTAGAGTATTTTATGGGTATTGTATAA
- the ychF gene encoding redox-regulated ATPase YchF, which yields MKLGIVGLPNVGKSTLFNAITSAGAESANYPFCTIEPNIGVVSVPDKRLDFLAEMSKSKKNTPTAIEFFDIAGLVKGASKGEGLGNKFLSHIREVEAVVHVVRCFDDENVVHVEGTVDPLRDIQIIELELILADLEVLSKRVERLTKVAKNDKSLVRELNLAQRVLESLEKEQPARSLEYTDDEVKLLRTFNLITAKPVLYAANVSEDFITNPEECPYVKVVEDYAASCNSDVIVVCGQIEAEVSELEREEKLEFLKELGLKESGLDKLIRASYHLLGLISFLTTGPDETRAWTIKKGTKAPQAAGKIHSDIERGFIRAEVTSFEALQEYKSQVIVKEKGLTKLEGKDYVMQDGDVVLFRFNV from the coding sequence ATGAAATTAGGTATAGTAGGATTGCCAAACGTTGGCAAAAGCACATTGTTTAATGCAATAACATCTGCTGGAGCAGAATCTGCAAACTATCCATTTTGTACAATAGAGCCAAACATCGGTGTAGTAAGTGTACCAGATAAAAGATTAGACTTTTTAGCAGAAATGAGTAAGTCGAAAAAGAATACGCCTACCGCTATTGAATTTTTTGATATTGCAGGCTTAGTAAAAGGTGCAAGTAAAGGCGAAGGCTTAGGAAATAAATTTTTATCACATATAAGAGAGGTTGAGGCAGTTGTTCACGTTGTTAGATGTTTCGATGATGAAAATGTCGTTCACGTTGAGGGAACTGTTGACCCACTAAGAGATATACAAATTATTGAACTTGAACTTATATTAGCAGATTTAGAAGTATTATCAAAGAGAGTTGAAAGATTAACAAAAGTAGCTAAAAATGATAAGTCTTTAGTTAGAGAACTTAATCTAGCACAAAGAGTATTAGAATCATTAGAAAAAGAACAACCTGCAAGATCATTAGAATACACAGATGATGAAGTTAAACTTCTAAGAACATTTAACTTAATTACTGCAAAGCCAGTACTCTATGCAGCAAATGTTTCTGAAGATTTTATAACTAACCCTGAAGAATGTCCTTATGTTAAGGTAGTTGAAGATTATGCTGCAAGTTGTAATTCTGATGTAATTGTAGTATGTGGTCAAATAGAAGCCGAAGTTAGTGAACTTGAAAGAGAAGAAAAACTTGAATTTTTAAAAGAATTAGGACTTAAAGAATCAGGACTTGATAAACTAATAAGAGCTAGCTATCATTTATTAGGACTTATAAGCTTTTTAACTACAGGACCTGATGAAACAAGAGCTTGGACAATAAAAAAAGGAACAAAAGCTCCACAAGCTGCTGGTAAAATACACAGTGATATTGAAAGAGGTTTTATTAGAGCTGAGGTAACTTCATTTGAAGCTTTACAAGAATATAAATCACAAGTTATAGTTAAAGAAAAAGGTTTGACAAAACTTGAAGGCAAAGATTATGTTATGCAAGATGGCGATGTAGTCCTTTTCAGATTTAATGTGTAA
- a CDS encoding metal-dependent transcriptional regulator, which translates to MNIYESSEDYLETILVLSKKLGQVRSIDIVNESGYSKPSVSIAMKKLRENECITVDSDGFIKLTSKGMEIASNIYDKHTYITKFLVLLGVNEQIAKEDACKIEHDISEESFKCIKNYYNNNK; encoded by the coding sequence ATGAATATATACGAATCTTCAGAAGATTATCTAGAAACAATTCTTGTATTAAGTAAAAAGCTTGGGCAAGTTCGCTCGATTGATATAGTTAATGAATCTGGATACTCTAAACCAAGCGTCAGTATTGCTATGAAAAAATTAAGAGAAAACGAGTGCATAACTGTTGATAGTGATGGATTTATAAAACTAACAAGTAAAGGAATGGAAATAGCAAGCAATATTTATGATAAGCATACCTATATAACTAAATTTTTAGTTTTACTTGGTGTTAATGAACAAATTGCAAAAGAAGATGCATGTAAAATTGAACATGATATAAGCGAAGAAAGCTTTAAATGTATAAAAAATTATTATAACAATAACAAATAG
- a CDS encoding amidohydrolase has product MLIIKNADLINMSDICHENKDILIEDSKIKEIGNIDVSKYENAKVIDAKGKLVTPGLVDPHCHVGLFQDIVGDAGSDGNEMTSPIVPEVRGIDSVKPHDPSFEHALNSGVTTVVTGPGSGEIIGGTFCALKTYGKTIFDMVLKEEVAMKMALGENPKRVFGSQNKAPSTRMGNAASMREALFKAKEYYEKKKEYEKQVASGKEDAKKPEFSMKWESLSRVFDGMIVKIHAHQEDDITTALRIIEEFKLNATIDHCTSGWKIPEVLKERNQKVIIGPTFGTKTKIELKDKSFEAGRVMYENGIMFGIMTDHPVVPLENTTTQAGLFVKNGLPWIEALKALTINAAKVTGIDDRVGSIEVGKDADIVIWSGDPFHYMSKAETVVLNGKVVVEN; this is encoded by the coding sequence ATGTTAATTATTAAAAATGCTGACTTGATAAATATGTCTGATATTTGTCACGAAAATAAAGACATTTTAATTGAAGACAGCAAAATTAAGGAAATAGGAAACATTGATGTAAGTAAGTATGAAAATGCTAAAGTTATTGATGCAAAAGGGAAATTAGTAACACCGGGTTTGGTTGATCCTCATTGTCACGTAGGACTATTTCAAGATATAGTAGGTGATGCAGGAAGTGATGGAAATGAAATGACAAGCCCGATAGTTCCAGAGGTTAGAGGTATTGATTCTGTTAAACCTCATGATCCGTCATTTGAACATGCTCTAAATAGTGGTGTAACTACAGTTGTTACAGGCCCTGGAAGTGGAGAAATTATTGGTGGAACATTCTGTGCATTGAAAACGTATGGTAAAACAATATTTGATATGGTTTTAAAAGAAGAAGTAGCAATGAAAATGGCTCTAGGAGAAAATCCTAAAAGAGTATTTGGTAGTCAGAATAAAGCTCCTTCAACACGTATGGGCAATGCAGCTTCTATGAGAGAAGCATTATTTAAAGCTAAAGAATACTATGAAAAGAAAAAAGAATATGAAAAACAGGTTGCATCAGGAAAAGAAGATGCTAAAAAACCGGAATTTAGCATGAAGTGGGAGTCATTATCAAGAGTATTTGATGGTATGATAGTAAAAATACATGCTCATCAAGAGGATGACATTACTACTGCTTTGAGAATTATTGAAGAATTTAAACTAAATGCGACTATAGACCATTGTACATCTGGTTGGAAAATTCCAGAGGTATTGAAAGAAAGAAATCAAAAAGTAATAATTGGACCTACATTTGGTACAAAAACTAAAATAGAATTAAAAGATAAGTCATTTGAAGCTGGCAGAGTAATGTATGAAAACGGAATTATGTTTGGCATTATGACAGACCATCCTGTTGTTCCACTTGAAAACACAACAACTCAAGCTGGTTTGTTTGTAAAAAATGGTTTACCATGGATAGAAGCATTGAAAGCATTAACAATCAATGCTGCAAAAGTAACAGGCATTGATGACAGAGTAGGAAGTATAGAGGTAGGCAAGGATGCTGATATAGTAATATGGTCAGGCGATCCATTCCACTATATGTCAAAAGCTGAAACAGTAGTATTAAATGGAAAAGTAGTAGTAGAAAATTAA
- a CDS encoding IS30 family transposase: MICKDYKPKTCGKLNKAPYVCNNCKSLGSCTYERWIYVAKYSDDCYHELLSSSREGINQMPEDIQKLDTLISPLIKKGQSLSHIYANHKTDICCSRRTLYKYIDRQLFSAKNIDLPRKVKYKPRKSGTNSRNISRNYRIGRTYDDFNKFLENSPEISVVEMDTVEGQKGGKVLLTLLFRKSTFMLAFLMDNKTQQCVNNVFSMLVQRLGVKVFKRLFPVILTDNGSEFQDPKSIEYGQNKDKLTNVFYCDSNCSWQKGMIEKNHEYIRFIVPKGRSFDMYNKNDITLMINNINSTARDSLNGSTPFQLSQMLLDNSLHKKLSLQEIAPDNVVLKPTLLK, translated from the coding sequence ATGATTTGTAAAGATTACAAACCAAAGACATGTGGAAAGCTTAATAAAGCTCCTTATGTCTGCAACAACTGCAAAAGCTTAGGTAGCTGCACATATGAAAGATGGATTTATGTAGCTAAATATTCTGATGACTGCTATCATGAGTTGCTTAGTTCTTCAAGGGAAGGTATTAATCAAATGCCTGAAGATATACAAAAGCTTGATACCTTAATATCTCCTTTAATTAAGAAGGGACAGTCTCTTTCGCATATTTACGCTAATCATAAAACAGATATATGCTGTTCAAGAAGAACATTATATAAATATATTGATAGGCAGCTATTTTCTGCTAAAAATATTGATCTTCCAAGGAAAGTTAAATACAAACCACGAAAATCAGGTACAAATTCAAGAAATATTAGCAGAAACTACAGAATTGGTAGAACGTATGATGATTTCAATAAATTTTTAGAAAATAGTCCTGAGATTTCTGTTGTTGAAATGGATACTGTAGAAGGTCAAAAAGGTGGCAAGGTACTTCTTACCTTACTCTTTAGGAAATCAACATTTATGCTTGCCTTTTTAATGGATAATAAAACGCAGCAGTGCGTTAATAATGTGTTTAGTATGTTAGTTCAAAGACTTGGAGTCAAGGTCTTCAAAAGGCTTTTTCCTGTGATATTAACTGATAACGGAAGTGAGTTTCAAGATCCAAAATCTATAGAATACGGACAGAATAAAGATAAACTAACTAATGTATTTTATTGTGATTCCAACTGTTCATGGCAAAAAGGAATGATAGAAAAAAATCATGAGTATATTCGTTTTATTGTACCAAAAGGTAGATCATTTGACATGTATAATAAGAATGATATTACTCTAATGATTAATAATATCAATAGTACAGCAAGGGACAGTCTAAATGGAAGCACTCCATTTCAACTGTCCCAAATGCTACTTGATAATTCCTTACATAAAAAATTATCACTTCAGGAAATTGCTCCTGATAATGTAGTCTTAAAGCCTACATTACTAAAATAA
- a CDS encoding helix-turn-helix domain-containing protein — MQIKRLIMKNNQKHLTLSERIIIEQSLNEGKSFKSIANQLHKDPTTISK; from the coding sequence GTGCAAATAAAGAGGTTAATCATGAAAAACAATCAAAAACATCTAACTTTAAGTGAACGTATAATTATTGAACAATCATTAAATGAAGGTAAATCCTTTAAATCTATTGCAAATCAGCTACATAAAGACCCAACAACTATCTCAAAATAA
- a CDS encoding S-layer homology domain-containing protein yields MKKILVFIFAIALVLANMCIAYGDEEVNEEIKDLQFSDVKETDWFYSNVKEMVEKGIVNGYGDGTFQSRKAVKADEFIKMVLVAFNYDVPETDSTYWADGFIQKAEELKIADKTFINDYRYNLTREQAARIIVNTLYLKESHPSNSYNEYIKNAIYDYHLIADKYKQDMIDCYALGIMQGNDKGKMKPQDTITRAEATTVILRMMNKDRRLSVDFGETKSIVVRDGWGGNYTVVAPMYNGKPVNEIIEIAEVFKTNSSKGAEDIGAGDVSICVEGYETIERMDYVRESNDSGDPTWEDIIMGTNWLDWTFTTDLVQLSGKFYPYDFTTWNKTAFIEDETYLFNNDKWGEYFLTYYKEPFEKTFKILFEDDFDEAWKYFVTALNYTGKESKVVEKEINSRWFFIAYGNDGMQMRISLKDAWK; encoded by the coding sequence ATGAAAAAGATATTAGTATTTATATTTGCTATAGCACTTGTTTTAGCAAATATGTGTATAGCTTATGGTGATGAAGAAGTAAATGAAGAAATAAAAGATTTGCAGTTTAGCGATGTAAAGGAAACAGATTGGTTTTACTCAAATGTAAAAGAAATGGTAGAAAAAGGAATAGTAAACGGGTATGGGGACGGCACTTTTCAATCTAGAAAAGCTGTAAAAGCCGATGAATTTATAAAAATGGTACTAGTAGCTTTTAACTATGATGTACCTGAAACAGATAGTACATATTGGGCTGATGGATTTATTCAAAAAGCTGAAGAACTAAAGATAGCTGATAAGACCTTTATAAATGACTACAGATATAATCTGACAAGAGAACAAGCTGCGAGAATAATAGTTAATACACTATATCTTAAAGAAAGTCATCCATCTAATAGTTATAATGAATATATTAAAAATGCTATATATGACTATCATTTAATAGCTGATAAATATAAGCAAGATATGATAGATTGCTATGCACTAGGTATAATGCAAGGTAACGATAAAGGCAAAATGAAACCCCAAGATACAATAACTAGAGCAGAAGCAACAACAGTAATACTTAGAATGATGAATAAGGATAGGAGATTGTCCGTTGATTTTGGCGAAACTAAGTCAATAGTAGTTAGAGATGGTTGGGGTGGTAATTATACCGTAGTAGCTCCTATGTATAATGGTAAACCTGTAAATGAGATTATAGAAATTGCAGAAGTTTTTAAAACAAATTCTTCTAAAGGTGCTGAAGATATAGGAGCGGGTGATGTTTCGATTTGTGTAGAAGGATATGAAACTATTGAGAGAATGGATTATGTTAGAGAAAGTAATGACAGCGGAGATCCTACTTGGGAAGATATTATAATGGGTACAAATTGGCTTGATTGGACTTTTACTACAGATTTAGTACAATTATCAGGAAAGTTCTACCCATATGACTTTACTACTTGGAATAAGACAGCTTTTATTGAAGATGAAACATATTTATTTAACAATGATAAGTGGGGAGAATATTTCTTGACTTACTACAAAGAACCATTTGAAAAAACTTTTAAAATTTTGTTTGAAGATGATTTTGATGAAGCTTGGAAGTATTTTGTTACTGCTTTAAATTATACAGGAAAAGAGTCAAAGGTTGTAGAGAAAGAAATAAATAGTAGATGGTTCTTTATAGCCTATGGAAATGATGGTATGCAAATGAGAATTTCATTAAAAGATGCTTGGAAATAA